In one Vulgatibacter incomptus genomic region, the following are encoded:
- a CDS encoding Na+/H+ antiporter NhaC family protein → MKRPSVRDLIRWSIAAAVLALSFFALPQLDPQARNATIAASVDRSVAALTERLPKERPDLELPVDVALYFDGAEAKAAESILRASVGRSPVLRVRGNGKTLRFLLKVDEAGVAKTGLAFDEGSVGPIDVVQTHAPIRPWSVLPPLVAIVLAFATGRLVLSLLSSILLGAALAVGLDPWGMVVRTAVGYGWEATFSQGEKIWIFVFTTALVGLVGLATKAGGIQGVVDRITRVAKGPRSAQFVTYLLGVAIFFDDYANTILVGNTMRPLTDRMRVSREKLAYLVDSTSAPVAGIAVISTWIGYEVGLLGELSKSLGLGMDGYGLFFQALPYRFYCMFTLVFIAILVLSKRDFGPMLEAERRAARTGMLIRPGAKPLSSPGVQGNRAKDGIPRLAHIALLPIGALLAGVLFGLLWDGGGLAEVAANPAALFSVTTWRHAFGDASSSKVLGIASLGSSLLLFGLVFGRRLLGVKEAFAAYLQGARSMWLALAILTLAWGIKAVCDDLGTSHFLVAGLQDVVHPRALPLLVFFLAALIAFATGTSWGTMGILIPTAAPLAYHLAGPEGMFLALAAVLDGAIYGDHVSPISDTTVMSSIASGSDHLDHVRTQLPYATVALVAAALFGYVWNAMGWGYGIGWILGPGSMAAVILLIGKNPWAGLEPAAAPASVEAPPAV, encoded by the coding sequence ATGAAACGCCCCTCCGTCCGCGACCTCATTCGCTGGTCGATCGCCGCCGCCGTCCTCGCCCTCTCCTTCTTCGCCCTGCCCCAGCTCGATCCGCAGGCGAGGAACGCGACCATCGCCGCCTCCGTGGACCGGAGCGTCGCAGCGCTCACCGAGCGCCTGCCGAAGGAGCGCCCCGACCTGGAGCTCCCGGTCGACGTGGCCCTCTACTTCGACGGCGCGGAGGCCAAGGCGGCGGAGTCCATCCTCCGCGCCAGCGTGGGCCGCTCTCCCGTGCTCCGGGTGCGGGGCAACGGGAAGACGCTGCGCTTCCTCCTCAAGGTGGACGAGGCAGGCGTGGCGAAGACGGGCCTGGCCTTCGACGAGGGCTCCGTCGGCCCGATCGACGTGGTCCAGACCCACGCGCCGATCCGCCCCTGGTCGGTGCTGCCGCCGCTGGTCGCGATCGTCCTCGCGTTCGCGACGGGTCGGCTCGTCCTCTCGCTCCTCTCGTCGATCCTCCTCGGCGCGGCCCTCGCGGTGGGCCTCGACCCTTGGGGCATGGTGGTGAGGACCGCCGTCGGCTACGGCTGGGAGGCCACGTTCTCCCAGGGTGAGAAGATCTGGATCTTCGTGTTCACCACCGCCCTGGTCGGCCTCGTCGGCCTCGCCACGAAGGCCGGCGGGATCCAAGGGGTGGTCGACCGGATCACGCGGGTGGCGAAGGGGCCGCGCTCGGCGCAGTTCGTCACCTACCTGCTCGGCGTCGCCATCTTCTTCGACGACTACGCGAACACCATCCTCGTCGGCAACACGATGAGGCCGCTCACGGATCGCATGCGGGTGTCGCGGGAGAAGCTCGCCTACCTGGTGGACTCGACCAGCGCGCCGGTCGCCGGCATCGCCGTGATCTCCACCTGGATCGGCTACGAGGTCGGGCTGCTGGGCGAGCTGTCCAAGAGCCTGGGCCTCGGCATGGACGGCTACGGCCTCTTCTTCCAGGCGCTGCCCTACCGTTTCTACTGCATGTTCACGCTGGTCTTCATCGCGATCCTCGTGCTCTCGAAGCGCGACTTCGGGCCGATGCTCGAGGCGGAGCGCCGCGCAGCGAGGACCGGGATGCTGATCCGGCCCGGCGCGAAGCCTCTCTCCTCGCCCGGCGTCCAGGGCAACCGGGCGAAGGACGGGATCCCCCGGCTCGCCCACATCGCGCTCCTCCCGATCGGCGCGCTCCTCGCCGGCGTGCTCTTCGGCCTGCTCTGGGACGGCGGTGGGCTCGCAGAGGTCGCCGCTAACCCTGCGGCCCTCTTCTCCGTCACCACCTGGCGCCACGCCTTCGGCGACGCGTCCTCGTCCAAGGTCCTGGGCATCGCCTCGCTCGGATCGTCGCTGCTCCTATTCGGCCTGGTGTTCGGGCGTCGGCTCCTCGGAGTGAAGGAGGCCTTCGCCGCCTACCTCCAGGGCGCCCGCTCGATGTGGCTCGCGCTCGCGATCCTCACGCTGGCCTGGGGGATCAAGGCGGTCTGCGACGACCTCGGCACGAGCCACTTCCTCGTGGCCGGCCTCCAGGACGTGGTCCACCCGCGCGCCCTCCCGCTCCTCGTCTTCTTCCTCGCCGCCCTGATCGCCTTCGCCACCGGGACGAGCTGGGGGACGATGGGGATCCTCATCCCCACCGCGGCGCCGCTGGCCTACCACCTCGCCGGACCGGAGGGGATGTTCCTCGCCCTCGCGGCGGTGCTCGACGGCGCGATCTACGGCGACCACGTCTCCCCGATCAGCGACACCACCGTGATGTCGTCGATCGCCTCGGGCTCGGACCACCTGGATCACGTCCGCACGCAGCTCCCCTACGCCACGGTCGCGTTGGTGGCCGCGGCGCTCTTCGGCTACGTCTGGAACGCGATGGGCTGGGGCTACGGGATCGGCTGGATCCTCGGGCCGGGCAGCATGGCCGCGGTGATCCTGCTCATCGGGAAGAACCCGTGGGCCGGCCTCGAGCCCGCAGCCGCTCCGGCCTCCGTCGAGGCGCCTCCGGC
- a CDS encoding S1C family serine protease, protein MGRFGRTGLLVAAALLLGAPVPSRTEPPRRIWTEIGARAKEAGPAAHGLPNLSQIVKQASPAVVSIVVEEKRNRRLSPLDPLHDFFEKNSSEEPNEGLGTGFIIDSTGLILTNAHVIENASRIRVVLDDEGFPHELEATVVGADSATDLALLRVSANHPLPVLPLGDSDAVEIADWVVAIGNPFGLTQTVTFGIVSQKGRTDVTPQGRHGYFDFIQTDASINPGNSGGPLINLQGEVVAINNAVNASGQGIGFAVPINMAKKVIPQLAATGKVTRAWIGLSIRDVPWDLAQSLGLHQPGGVVISKVTAGSPAAEAGLEDGDVILRFENRPIRSAPALRWEVACSKIGSKVPLQVLRKGKTIQLAVTLRELPDEARTLGVPADPTGNPGG, encoded by the coding sequence ATGGGGCGATTCGGGCGAACCGGTCTGCTGGTGGCTGCGGCGCTCCTTCTGGGAGCGCCCGTCCCCTCCAGGACCGAGCCACCGCGGCGGATCTGGACCGAGATCGGGGCGAGGGCGAAAGAGGCGGGCCCGGCAGCGCATGGCCTCCCGAACCTCTCGCAGATCGTGAAACAGGCGTCGCCGGCGGTCGTGTCGATCGTGGTCGAGGAGAAGCGCAACCGACGCCTCTCCCCTCTCGATCCCCTCCACGACTTCTTCGAGAAGAACTCGTCGGAGGAGCCGAACGAAGGACTCGGCACCGGCTTCATCATCGATTCCACGGGCTTGATCCTCACCAACGCCCACGTGATCGAGAACGCCAGCCGCATCCGGGTGGTGCTGGATGACGAGGGCTTTCCCCACGAGCTCGAGGCGACGGTCGTGGGGGCCGACTCGGCCACGGACCTCGCCCTGCTGCGGGTGAGCGCCAACCATCCGCTCCCGGTGCTCCCCCTGGGCGACTCCGACGCCGTCGAGATCGCCGACTGGGTGGTGGCGATCGGCAATCCCTTCGGCCTGACGCAGACCGTCACCTTCGGAATCGTCAGCCAGAAGGGCCGCACCGACGTGACCCCCCAAGGGCGCCACGGCTACTTCGACTTCATCCAGACCGACGCCTCGATCAACCCCGGCAACAGCGGCGGCCCCCTGATCAACCTCCAGGGCGAGGTGGTGGCGATCAACAACGCGGTCAACGCCTCGGGCCAGGGCATCGGCTTCGCCGTGCCGATCAACATGGCCAAGAAGGTGATCCCCCAGCTCGCCGCCACCGGCAAGGTGACCCGTGCCTGGATCGGCCTGTCGATCCGCGACGTCCCGTGGGACCTGGCGCAGTCGCTCGGACTCCACCAGCCCGGCGGTGTGGTGATCAGCAAGGTGACGGCCGGGAGCCCCGCCGCGGAGGCCGGCCTGGAAGACGGCGACGTGATCCTCCGCTTCGAGAACCGCCCGATCCGCAGCGCGCCCGCCCTCCGCTGGGAGGTGGCTTGCAGCAAGATCGGCAGCAAGGTCCCGCTCCAGGTGCTGCGCAAGGGCAAGACCATCCAGCTCGCCGTGACGCTCCGCGAGCTCCCGGACGAGGCCCGCACCCTCGGCGTCCCGGCCGATCCGACCGGCAACCCGGGGGGCTGA